A genomic window from Triticum urartu cultivar G1812 chromosome 7, Tu2.1, whole genome shotgun sequence includes:
- the LOC125523629 gene encoding uncharacterized protein LOC125523629 gives MKSSVTVMKVALLLLMLLLAVKADRLEKDNSFGTVEWQPKQLKKVTWNVSRPAAAYTTFMWDMDREVRLTTTTSPNPIWGLPVLSKWKAMTRDNWIQVTLQAQGRQGRMESALAIRADNLYLVGFRTQAGHWYTFKKKGPSDPRINSPRLHRRQLPEPNWQQLSSPQPACPEQGIYPSFRGASGKLRPWINRQVL, from the exons ATGAAGTCGTCCGTGACCGTGATGAAGGTGGCGCTGCTGCTTCTGATGCTCCTGCTGGCTGTCAAGGCTGACCGCCTTGAGAAGGACAACTCCTTCGG GACGGTCGAGTGGCAGCCGAAGCAGCTGAAAAAAGTGACCTGGAACGTGAGTCGACCGGCCGCTGCGTACACGACATTCATGTGGGACATGGATCGCGAGGTGAGGCTGACGACGACCACATCTCCCAATCCCATCTGGGGGCTTCCTGTCCTCAGCAAGTGGAAGGCTATGACGCGAGACAACTGGATCCAAGTGACCCTCCAGGCCCAGGGGCGGCAGGGTCGCATGGAGTCCGCCCTCGCGATTCGAGCAGATAACCTCTATCTGGTGGGGTTCAGGACCCAAGCCGGACATTGGTACACTTTCAAGAAAAAAGGGCCATCTGATCCCAGGATCAACAGCCCTCGACTACATCGAAGACAGCTACCAGAACCTAACTGGCAGCAACTATCGAGCCCTCAACCAG CTTGTCCTGAGCAGGGGATCTACCCAAGCTTCCGTGGAGCTTCTGGCAAGCTACGTCCATGGATCAACCGACAAGTACTGTAA